The genome window GACTCTGTTGACTTCGCGCTGATCGGCGTCTCTGTTGCCGACCGTGATGTTCCCTCGGAGCGTATCGTTGAAGATGTACGGCTGCTGTCTGACGACTGCGATGCGCTCCCTCCACGCGCGCAGGTCGAACTCCTCGATTGGCGTTCCGTCCGCGGTGATCCGTCCAGTGTCGGGGTCGTAGAACCTCGCGAGGAGCGAAACGATGGTCGACTTCCCTGCGCCCGACTGGCCGACGAAGGCGACGAACTCGTCCCGGTCGACCGAGAACGAAATCCCGTTCAGCACAGTCTCGTCATCCGTGTACGAGAAGTGAACGTCGTCGAAGGCGATGGACGAAACCTCGTCCGGTTCGACGTCGCCATCCGATTCTCGCTGGGCCTGAAACGTGTCGACGAACTCCTGCGTGCGAACCAGGTGTGACAGGTTTCCCTCGACGTGGTAGACGCTGCTGTTCAGACGACTGACAAGCGGTGTAAGTCGAAACATCGCGAGAAAGAAGATCCCGAGCGCGCCGAGGTTGAGACGACTATAGGTAAATCCGATGTAGATGAGGAAGAAGAGCGTGAGCGCGGCGGCGAGGTCGTAGAAATTCTGAATGGCGGCCTTGTTTCGCGCGAGGTCGATCGACGACGAGCGGTACTCGCTGATCCACTCGTCGAACTTCCTGAAAACCTCCGTTGCGAGACCGAACAGTTTAACATCCCGGATCCCTTGTGTCCCGGCCTGCGCAGCCTCCTGAACCCGTTCGTTTGCGTTAGCCACTCGCGAACCGACTGTGTAGGCCGGTTCGATGACCTCCCGCAGGAGGTACGTGATTCCACCGAGTAGCACGATGGCCAACACCGTCATCCGCGGAGCAATGTAGAACATCACCGCGAGGTAGACCAGCGCCAGGAAGAGGGTTTCCAGCGACTTCACTGCGAATTTGATCACCTTTCCAGAGTATCGGGTCTCCGTGATGATCGCGTTGAGAATGTCGTCCGACCCCTCCTGATCGAAGTACTGGACTTGGGCGTCCAGCGCCGTGTCGAACGTTCGAGTCCGCAGCGTTTCCTCGTAGTTCATTTGGAGAATTGATCGGAGCCATGCCACGACAAATGACGATGTGAACCGAATTGTCATAGCTAGTCCAACTCCGATGATCAGAAACTCCAGATCGAACGGGATACTGAGGATTGAGTACACTCGCAGGAAGACTCCCAAAAACCCGTCTGCCTGGGTGATCGGATCTTCAGCCTGTGCGACCTCTAGGATTGGCCAGATGAAGCTCAGTCCGATCCCCTCAAGTAACGCAGTGAAACCGCCGAAAGCAACAATAATAAGAGTGAGCTTTGGGCGATACACTACAACTCGCCGGAGGGCAGTGATCTTCTCCTCCCAGGTAATATTCTCCTCGGAGCCAGACATTCAGATAAGATGTTTTTTATCTCGCTTGATAAGAGTTGTGAAGAAGCGAGGCGCAGCGGCCACCTGACGCCGCCCACTGCTGCCCGACCGCAATCGAAACGGCGACGGAGTGGGGGTATGTCTGACGTTCACACCTGCCAAAGCCTGGAAGCGGACCTGTAGGTTTCTACGGTGTCCTCGCCATTAACCGCGAGGACGGCCCCCATCGGCCTACCGCTCAGACGAGTCAGTTTCTGCCACAGCAAGTTTAAGTAATTCCGGAAAATCCCTCCACGTAATGGACAAGATCAGACGGTCAAGAGAAATACTAACTAATGAGGGGTTCTTCTCCTTCTGCCGATCGGCAACCACGCACTTTTTTTTGGATTCGTACAATAATCACTGGGAACAGAACCACGACTCGCCAACGCCGATTCCCGAGATGGACTGGGATAACCTGATCGTTCTCGATGCGTGCCGGTACGACGAGTTCTCCAGATTGTTCGACATGGATACACCAGTGAACTCTCGGGTCACCTTCGGGTCCAGCACCCCGGAATTCCTGCAGCGCAACTTCTTGGACAGAGAGCTGTTCAACACAGTCTATCTCACGGCAAACCCCAAATCACTCAAGCTCGAACGTGGTGACTACGGATCCGATCCGATATTTCACGCCCTGATTCCGGTACTCGACGACTGGAATGAAGAGTACCATACGGTGATGCCGAAAACGATGACGGAACGGGCGCTGTCGATCGAGGAAGATTTTCCACAGAAGCGACTTCTGATCCACTTCGTCCAACCTCACTTGCCGTATATTGGCGACACGGCGAGATCGATCCAGCGTGAACTCGATATCGCGATCGGAGGGTGGGAGTTTGACTGGCGAGATTACACGGAGGAGAGGTCGTCCATCGATGTCGATCGGATCACCTTTGAGGGGATCACGAGAGACGAATTCCCCCTGACAGTGGAGGACTATCTCCAGATGTACCGCGAGTCGCTATCGATTACGCTGTCGCACGTGGCTGAACTGGTGGAGGGACTCAGTGGTAAAACCGTCATAACTGCGGATCACGGCGAAATGTTCGGTGAACGTATTTTCCCGTTGGGCAAGCGAATATATGGTCATCCGCCGGGGCTCCGCACCGACGAACTCTGTATCGTGCCACACGTGGAATTCGATGGGACCGACCGGAAGCAGATCCGGGCCGAGGCACCCATCGAGCGGGACAGTTACGACGAGGAGTTGATCGAGCATCGATTGACCGCGCTGGGATACCAGTAGATGGTCGTCTTGAATCCCATGCGGGCCGTCCGGTACCTGGGTCCTCCTCCCGTCGCCGCCAACCCAACTACGTTGAAAGCATGCGATACCTGTCCAGAAGATGAGTGAGGAACTCCACGTGTACTTCGAAGAAGGTGACTGCCCGGACCCCGAAGACGGTTCAAACTACGTCATCCGGAACAACCTAGGGGCCGAGGACGATTTCTGGTTCAACACGCTCACCGGACTGGAATTGCCCCATGAGAGCCGTTTCTCCTACGACAAGTTCTACGCCTATCTCCTCCGTCCGAGTGGAGGGAACCTCTACGTGTACCTCGAAACGTATCAGAAACTGGAGACGAAGATCGAAAATCGGGGATTCAAGCGGATCGTCCCCCACGACCTCAACGAGGGGTATCTGACGGTTCTGAAAGATCTATGTGACGGAGCAGATGTCGAACTCGTCCGCGACTCGGCGTCGTCCGGGGGAAGCAACCGGCGTGTCATCTTCACGCTCTCAACGCTACTGTTACTGTTCGACTTCGTGCTCTCGTCGGTGTTAGGCAGGATCCTCCCGTCCACGGCGGCGGAGCCAGAAGACGCTGTCCTGTTTGTTCCGTTCCTAGGCCGAACCGAGAGCATGTATCCAGTGGTTGAAGAGGTGGGCGGTGCCGTGCGGATACTCACGACGAGATCCTGGTCGAGTCACCTCCTCAGGGGAGACTTCGTCGACCTCTACCGCGACCCCGATCGCCGTTCGATATCCGCGTACGCGAACGGAAGGCGAATCCTCAGGATGGTCCGGTCCCTCCTCGGGTTGCAGTGGTCCCTCCTCGTGGGAGAGCTGGAACTGTCCACTCGGCTGTCGGAGTACCTGGAAGGGAACCATCGACTTACCGCCCCCCACACCGTCGAGTACGCCTGTGAAAAAATTCTTGCCGAGCATACGGACAGCGTACTGAAATCCGCGATAATGCGAGCGGCGGTTCAAGAGATGGACCCTGAGGAGATCGTCGTCGGAGGACTGAGTCCCAAGGACATCGAATCCCTGCGGACTGCCGACGAACTCGACGCAGGACTGCATTATATTCCCCACTCGATCACCCACGAGGACGAGTTCGTCCCTCCGAGCGTCGAGACGAAAGTGTACACCACCGGGCCTGCAGACAACCGTCTCTTCAAGAAGCACTACGAGGAATCGGACCGGCCAGTCCTAATTCCCACGGGGAAACCGAACGTGGACGACCTGCTCGCAAACCTGGATGGTGTGGAAGCCAAGTCCGAATCTCACAGGATCGTCATTGGGACACAGGCCTACGACGACTGGATGCGCGAACAGTTCTTCCTCGATTCACTGGATGCGATAGCGAACTGTGGATATGATCAGACCGTCGTGGTGAAGATTCACCCCTCCGAGGGGACGGATTTCTATCGACAGTTGATTGCAGAGGCCGAAACCAGCTACGAGTTCGATATCGTGATCCGGGTGAAGGGGCTCCGTGAAGTGCTCTCGAAAGCGGACATTCTGCTGACCATCAACTCGAACATCGGAGTCGAGGCCATTATCTTGGACACGTACTGTATCTCGTACAACCCATTCGAACCGTTCACGTTCCGCTCGTCCTACATCGACGGGAACCACGTCCCGTACACGACTGCAGTTCCGGAACTGACGGAGGAGCTTGACCGGGTGATCGGTGCCGACTCGATTCGGAGTACCCAGCGTGAGCATCTCGATCGGTCCTACGTCTTCGGAGGGAGTGCGGAGCGGATCGCGGAACGGATACGATGACTGGCCGCGCGGATGTTGGAAGCGGGAGTGTACCTCCGTACAGTCGGGAGACGACTGTCTTCCTTGACTCCGTGTCGGCCTGAATTATCTCCTGAGGGCGGGAAGACGGTCAGTCGAGTCGTCAGCAACGGCCGGCTACAGTAATCGCAACGCTACCGACACCAATTTGGTACAGACTAATGCCATGTGACATAAGCAAAATAGTAGGTAAAGACGGCTCCGCGGGCGGCAAAAACGCTCGAGTAGTAGGACTCCCGAACCGGTCGATCTTTGGAGAGAACGACCATTTCCGCATACGAACCCCAACCCAAAGGGCGTACCGAAACCAAACTAACGAACTTTGACCGTCGGCCTCAGGTCGTCGCGAGCGACGACGGGATTATTGACGCTGGCGATGTCGCTCTAATTTGCTTCGCTCTGGTCGGCGGACACGGTTAGACTCCTCGATCGGGGTCATATACACGACGCCTTCTGTTTGGGTAGTGTCAGAGTCCGTTCCGGAGGCAAATGTTTTAATATGTGAATATCCTCTCTTTTATATGGGTATTAGATCTCGGCTTCTTCGTCCGTTGATCCCCAAAGTAATAAATGAAATAACACTATCCCTAAATTCAGGATCAGTCTCATTCAAAACTTCAAATGTAAAACAATATGAGTGGGTGAGAGACTTTGGAAGAGAAAAAGGTATCTTATTAGAATTTTTGGATGAACTGAAGAAAGATGATATATTTTTTGATATTGGTGCCGGTTATGGGATATACACCTGTTTTGCTGGCAATATAATCAGCGAAGGGGAAATTATAGCTTTTGAGCCGTTTTCGGACCGTTCCGAAATGTTAAAGCAAAATATCAACACGAATCAAATAACAGCGAGAGTTGTTGAAAAAGTCCTCTGGGACGACCAAGGAAATTCCGAAGTGGGGCTTGATAATGAGAAATCATCAATTCGGGTGACTAATACAGGGGAGAGAGAGATCTCGAACGACACGAAAGAAGTACAATCCATACCCAAGGTCCCAGCTGATTCTCTTATTGAACAAGGGAAAATCCCTGAGCCTACAATATTGAAGATTGATGTTGAAGGATCCGAAGTTCGCGTCCTTCGTGGTTTAGAAAAGACTCTTCAAACTTCTAAATGTAGAACAGTCTTCTGTGAGATTCATTTTCCGATGGGAAATTCGCGGTCTGCTAGAGATTATGATGATGATCCATATGAGGTATATGACCTCCTGCGTGAACATGGTTTTTCAATCACTCAACTGGATCCTAATGCTAATCGCCCAAGTGTACACTTAATTCGTGCGGATAAATAAAAATTGTACCCGGTCTTTGAGGTACATCACACCGTCCAGCGAACGTCGTAGTTTACTACAGATCCCGACGTTTACACCGGACACGCGACGATCGTAGAGGAGAGTCCCCGGTTGAGGGGTCCCTCTACTGAATACGACAAGTATGGGAACCCTGCCGGCGAGCGGTTTGTTCGGTGTACCGGGTGCGGCATCAAGATCCTCGCCGACGACACCCGACACGCGACGCACCGGGTTGGGTGCGACGGCATCAAGGAGTAGGCCGCCGCAGATTATTTCACTTTCTTGTAAGACATAAATATATAGCCTTCAATTATTATCTGTGGAAAAAACCGCCCAAGAGTGGCTTATATTAAAAAATTTGGGTGTAGAAGTCGGAATAATTAATAAAATTCCAGAACGACCGGCCCGCCGTGAGACGCCTCGCGCGCGCGTAGGTTCCTCGATAAAGTCGGTGAGATCTGTACAACACGCGACCGCCCTCCTCGCGTGGTGTTGGTTAAGCGTCGGTGTCGGCGTCGACGACCCTTAGGCACTCACCTCTGATGTATCGTACACCTCTTCACGCCCCAGCATATGGGAGATCAACACGACTAGTTTTCGCGCCGTTACGACAATCGCTATCTGGTGGTTCTTCCGCTGTTTCAATCGAGCGTAAAACGGTCCAAGATACGGATCGTTACACCGGTGAATCCTGTTTGAACACACTGAACCAGGATCCAGCGTAAGTCTCCACTTCCACGCTTCGAGATCGACCCTTCCGTCCGCGAGTCAGGTGACTCACGGACGACCGGATCTAATCCCGCGTAGCTCACCACCTGCTTTGCCTCATTGAATCGGTCAATCTCACCGATCTCCAAGGTGACCAGCAGCGACGAGTATAAACCCACGCCCGGAATCGTCGGTCGTGTTCAGATAAGTTGATTCCATGCGAAGGCGAAAGATCTGAGCTACCCGTTCGCAGTTTCTGCTTCGGCGTTGCTGAAACAGTTTGAGAAACTGGCAGTTCTGCGTTTTACCTCACGGAAGACACGTTCGACGCTGTTCCGAGTTCCATGTCGTTTGTATCTAAAATCGAGTCATATTTGTCACAAGCTCGCTGAAGTGGAACCGCGCCGTTAACAAGAAAGATCGCGTCATCTACGTCGTGTTTTTCGCGGAGTTCCGCGAAAAACGGATCCGCTATCACGTTCGTTCTTGTCGGCTCAAGCTTTGTATGGAGTAAATCGTTTGAATCGGGATCGACGGCGGCGTACAGCCAATATTGTTCATCGTCAAGCTGAATCACGGTTTCATCGACCGCAACGTGATTCGGGCACCGACCAGATTTCGGCTGTAGATCGGCCTTGTGAACCTAGTTATGAACGGTTGATCTGACCCGATCAATACCGAGCACCCCAAGAAACGAAACAGTATTCCAAAGCGATAATCCGGACAAATGAAGCTGAATACTGAGCTTCATCAACAGCTTCGGTGTTGCTTCTCTCTCCACAAACTCTAAGATAATATCGTCTAAACAGCCGTTGTGGCGGTCGTTTTCGGGGATAGAACACTTTAAAGACGCACCGCCTCGCTTTTCAATCCTTTCTGAACACCGTCTTTCAAAGCGCACCGCCTCGCTTTTCAATCCTTATCTGAACCCCGCCGATACCCCGCTCACAAAGTATTTCCCACCACCTCGACATCCACAAACCATGCAAGCAGTCGTACTCGCCGCGGGCAAGGGCACGCGCCTCCGACCGCTCACTGACGACAAACCCAAAGTTCTCGTTGAGGTTAACGGCACGCCGCTCATCGAGGACGTCTTCGACAACCTGCTCGACGCGGGTGCGACCGAGCTCATTGTCGTCGTCGGTTACAAAGCCGAACAAATAATCGACCGTTACGGTGACGCCTACCGCGACGTCCCGATCACTTACACCCACCAGCGCGAACAGCTCGGACTCGCACACGCTATTCTTCAGGCCGAGCCCCATGTCGACGGCGACTTCATGCTGATGCTCGGTGACAACGTCTTCCGTGGCAACCTCCCCGACGTGACCAACCGCCAGCGAGAAGACCGCGCCGACGCCGCGTTCCTCGTCGAGGAGGTCCCGTACGAGGAGGCGTCCCGCTACGGCGTCCTCGACACCAACGAGTACGGCGAGGTCGTCGAGGTCGTCGAGAAGCCCGATGACCCGCCGAGCAACCTCGTGATGACCGGCTTCTACACGTTCACACCCGCCATTTTCCACGCGTGTCACCTCGTTCAGCCCTCGGACCGTGGCGAGTACGAACTCCCCGACGCGATCGATCTGCTCATCCAGTCCGGCCGCACTATCGACGCGATTCGGCTGGACGGCTGGCGTATTGACGTCGGGTATCCCGAAGATCGTGACCGCGCTGAGGGGCGGCTCGACGAATTGGATGCTGAAGAGGCGGAAGCGGAAGACGGCGACGCAGACGAAGCAGTCGCCGATAACTAACCGGCCACCGGGGGTGTCGTAACGTAAATAACACCCCAGACGCGCGCAAGAACGCTCCCACATCGATGAGATGAACCGCTGTCTTGTGCCGCCAGCCAGCACAGACAGGTGGTGGATCCTGACTCTATTGAGACGATAATACCAATTCGGTCGGCGTATTCTCCCGATCAAACGTTTCTTATCAAAGATCGACGAATGTAGTCGTATGAACATCTCCATCATCGGCAGCGGCTACGTCGGCACGACGGTCGCCGCCTGCTTCGCCGATCTGGGCCACGACGTGGTGAACATCGACATCGACGAGTCGGTCGTCGAGACGATCAACGCCGGCGAGGCGCCGATCCACGAGGAGGGGCTCGCCGACCTCATCGCCGAACACGCCGGCCCGGAGGGCACGGGTCGGCTCCGGGCGACCACCGACTATGCGGCCGTCCTCGACACCGACGTCACCTTCCTCTGTCTCCCGACCCCGCAGAACGACGACGGCAGCATCGACCTGTCGATCATGGAGGCGGGCGCGAGCCAACTCGGGGAGGAACTCGCCGCCAAAGAGGGCTGGCACACCGTCGTCGTCAAGAGCACGGTCGTTCCCGGCTCGACGGCAGACACCATCACCCCGATCTTGGAAGCGGAGAGCGGTAAGACCGCCGGCGAGGCGTTCGGCGTCGGCATGAACCCGGAGTTCCTCCGCGAGGGGACGGCGGTCCACGACTTCCTCAATCCGGACAAGGTCGTCCTCGGCGCGGACGACGACCGCGCGCTAGAGGACATGCGCGCGGTGTTCGCCCCGCTCGTCGAGGCGGCCGACGCGCCGGTCGTCGAGACCGACACGCGAACCGCCGAGATGATCAAGTACGCCAACAACGGCTTCCTCGCGGCGAAGATCAGCCTCATCAACGACATCGGGAACATCTGTAAGGAGCTCGGTGTCGATGCCTACGAGGTCGCCGACGCGATCGGCCTCGACGACCGGATCAGCGAGCAGTTCCTCCAGAGCGGCGTGGGGTGGGGCGGGAGCTGTTTCCCCAAGGACGTCGCCGCGATCATCGCGGCCGCGGAGGAGACCGGCTACGACCCGGCGGTGCTCAACGCGGCGACAGAGGTCAACGATCGCCAGCCGGGGCGGCTGGTCGAACTCCTCGCCGACCACCTCACCGAGCGCCGCGACCGCGGGTTCGACGGGGCGACAATCGCCGTGCTCGGACTGGCGTTCAAACCCGGCACCGACGACATGCGGAACTCCCGCGCCATTCCGGTGATCGAGGACCTCCAAGCGCGCGGCGCGGCGGTGACCGCCTACGACCCGGTCGCGGCCGACAACGCCCCGAACTACGTCGACGACGTAACCTACGCCGACTCGGCCGCGGCGGCGCTCGACGGCGCCGACGGCGCGGTCGTCGTCACCGACTGGGACGAGTTCGCCGCGCTCGACGCGGAGTTCGACGCGATGGCGACCCCGATCGTCGTCGACGGCCGACGGATTATCGAGCGCCGCGACGGAATCACGTACGAGGGACTGACTTGGTAGGGAAAAGAGGATCGCAGCCACTCGAGGGTAGCGCTCTTCCCGAGGTTAAGCGACTATCTATCGACCGTCCCCTGTCGTTCGCCACGTAGTACGCGAACAACTGGTGAAGGACGTTCCGTGGCGGAGGTTCGACGACCCCTACGTAGGGAACCGATACCGAGGCATCTAGCGTGTGGAACATCTCCTCGAAGGGAGCGCTGGTCTCATACTAGTCACTCGTTTGCGAGACCCTGCCGACGCCGAAACCGACACGATAATCCCGGTGCTCCGACGAAAACGGAATATGCAGGACAAACGCGTCCTCGTCACGGGCGGGGCCGGGTTCATCGGCTCGAACCTCGCGAACCGCCTCGCAAGCGACAACGACGTGATCGCGGTCGACGACACCTATCTCGGCACGCCCGAGAACCTCGATTCCGACGTCGAGTTCGTCGAGGCCTCCGTCGTCGACGGTGAGTTCCCCGTCGACGTCGACGTCGTCTTCCACCTCGCCGCGCTCTCCTCGCGGAACATGCACGAGAGCGACCCCCAGCGCGGCTGCCGCGTCAACGTCGAGGGGTTCGTCAACACCGTCGAGCGCGCCCGGAAGGAAGGATGTGAAACCGTCGTGTACGCCTCCACCTCGTCCATCTACGGCAGCCGCACCGAGCCCTCCCCGGTCGACATGGACGTGGAGGCCCACACCGCCTACGAGGCCTCGAAGCTCGCGCGCGAGCGCTACGCCGAGTACTACGCCAACCACCACGATATGAACGTGGCCGGCCTCCGGTTCTTCTCGGTGTACCAGGGCTTCGGCGGCAACGAGGAGCACAAGGGCGAGTACGCGAACACGGTCGCGCAGTTCGCCGACGCCATCGCCAACGGCGAGGCGCCCGAGCTGTTCGGCGACGGCACCCAGACCCGCGACTTCACGCACGTCTCGGACGTGGCCCGCGCCTGCGAGCTCGCGGCCGACCACGAGCTGACGGGCGTGTACAACGTCGGCACGCAGGAGGCGTACTCGTTCAACGAGATGGTCGACATGATCAACGACGCGCTCGGCACCGATATCGACCCCGTCTACATCGAGTGCCCGTTCGACGGCTACGTCCACGACACGATGGCCGACTACTCGACGTTCCACGAGGCGACCGGCTGGGAGCCCGAAATCAGCTTCGAGGAGGGCGTCGAGATGGTGTGCGAGCCGTATCAGTAGACCGGATCTGTCGCTATCTGCTCAAGCAGTCTTTTTAAACCCGGAGGAGCGATCTGCGCACTGATCGACGGCGGGAGTGAGTATCGCAGATCGGCGGCCGCGATGTGGTATTTAAATAACCACGAGCGACGGCGACGAGCGCTTATAAAAAGGGGTGCGGTGGCGCGCCTGCGAGCGGCCGGAGCAAAGCGGAGGCCGCGAGCCAGCCCGCGAGGGACGCCGCGAACGCCCGCAGGGCGTGAGCGGCGAGGTTGGGGAGGCGTGAGGTGCGGTGCCGTGCGGGGCGGGACTCAAAGGGGCAGTCGCGAGGGCGAAGCACGCCGCAGTAAGCACCGCAAGGAGCGAGTGAAACGAGCGACTGAGGAGCACAGCAAGGCGCGCGAGCCGTCGCGACTGGGGCTTTGGAGAACATCATCTCGGCAGTGTCAGTCATTTATAAACAGCCGACAACAACACCGCTATTTACTTATAAACGACCTCACTCACGATATACTACACCTACTCCCGCAATCGATCGCTCCCGTACTGTTCGATCGCCTCGCCACGTTCGGCGACGACGTGCGGGGCCTCGTCCGCCGCCCCGTCGCCGTCGATCTCCTTGAGGATCGCGTAGAACCGCCAGTCGTCGCCGTAGTCGTACACGTAACAGATCCGGTCGCGCTCGTCGAGACCGAGGAGGTCGGCCAGCTCGTCGACCGTGGTCTCGCCGGCGTCGTACGTCGTCTCGTCCGCCTGAACGAACGTCGGCTCCGCCGACTCGTCGAACTCCTGCGGTGACTGAAACTTATCGTCGCTCTGCCAGTACGCCTCGCCCGCGCCGATGAACCAGAGGTGGCCCCGATCGAGCCCCATCGCGTCGTTGATCGTCGCTTGGAACTCGTCGAGCGTGCGGCCGCCTCCGACGACGACGTCTCGCCAGAGGCCGGTCGGGTCCGAATCAAACTTGACGCGGAATCGATACGCGGTCATCTTCGATCCGACTGACGCGAACGAACAAGAAGGTCGGGTTCCAGAAGAGGGTCGGAGAGTCAGTTCCCGGGGGCGATCACATGTAGCCGAGGTCGCGCAGGCGCTCCATCAGGTCCTCCTTGTCCTGGGCGCGGCCGGCGCGCTCGGTCGTTCCCTCG of Halorubrum trapanicum contains these proteins:
- a CDS encoding ABC transporter ATP-binding protein translates to MSGSEENITWEEKITALRRVVVYRPKLTLIIVAFGGFTALLEGIGLSFIWPILEVAQAEDPITQADGFLGVFLRVYSILSIPFDLEFLIIGVGLAMTIRFTSSFVVAWLRSILQMNYEETLRTRTFDTALDAQVQYFDQEGSDDILNAIITETRYSGKVIKFAVKSLETLFLALVYLAVMFYIAPRMTVLAIVLLGGITYLLREVIEPAYTVGSRVANANERVQEAAQAGTQGIRDVKLFGLATEVFRKFDEWISEYRSSSIDLARNKAAIQNFYDLAAALTLFFLIYIGFTYSRLNLGALGIFFLAMFRLTPLVSRLNSSVYHVEGNLSHLVRTQEFVDTFQAQRESDGDVEPDEVSSIAFDDVHFSYTDDETVLNGISFSVDRDEFVAFVGQSGAGKSTIVSLLARFYDPDTGRITADGTPIEEFDLRAWRERIAVVRQQPYIFNDTLRGNITVGNRDADQREVNRVCEIARVDEFIDDLPDGFDSQLGDDGVRLSGGQRQRVALARALLTDADFLVLDEATSDLDSNLEREVQASIEAMERDHGIITIAHRLSTVQNADQIHTVEEGRIVESGTHEELIVEDGEYADLYAIQSSG
- a CDS encoding FkbM family methyltransferase, with the protein product MSESVPEANVLICEYPLFYMGIRSRLLRPLIPKVINEITLSLNSGSVSFKTSNVKQYEWVRDFGREKGILLEFLDELKKDDIFFDIGAGYGIYTCFAGNIISEGEIIAFEPFSDRSEMLKQNINTNQITARVVEKVLWDDQGNSEVGLDNEKSSIRVTNTGEREISNDTKEVQSIPKVPADSLIEQGKIPEPTILKIDVEGSEVRVLRGLEKTLQTSKCRTVFCEIHFPMGNSRSARDYDDDPYEVYDLLREHGFSITQLDPNANRPSVHLIRADK
- the aglF gene encoding UTP--glucose-1-phosphate uridylyltransferase AglF, translating into MQAVVLAAGKGTRLRPLTDDKPKVLVEVNGTPLIEDVFDNLLDAGATELIVVVGYKAEQIIDRYGDAYRDVPITYTHQREQLGLAHAILQAEPHVDGDFMLMLGDNVFRGNLPDVTNRQREDRADAAFLVEEVPYEEASRYGVLDTNEYGEVVEVVEKPDDPPSNLVMTGFYTFTPAIFHACHLVQPSDRGEYELPDAIDLLIQSGRTIDAIRLDGWRIDVGYPEDRDRAEGRLDELDAEEAEAEDGDADEAVADN
- the aglM gene encoding UDP-glucose 6-dehydrogenase AglM — translated: MNISIIGSGYVGTTVAACFADLGHDVVNIDIDESVVETINAGEAPIHEEGLADLIAEHAGPEGTGRLRATTDYAAVLDTDVTFLCLPTPQNDDGSIDLSIMEAGASQLGEELAAKEGWHTVVVKSTVVPGSTADTITPILEAESGKTAGEAFGVGMNPEFLREGTAVHDFLNPDKVVLGADDDRALEDMRAVFAPLVEAADAPVVETDTRTAEMIKYANNGFLAAKISLINDIGNICKELGVDAYEVADAIGLDDRISEQFLQSGVGWGGSCFPKDVAAIIAAAEETGYDPAVLNAATEVNDRQPGRLVELLADHLTERRDRGFDGATIAVLGLAFKPGTDDMRNSRAIPVIEDLQARGAAVTAYDPVAADNAPNYVDDVTYADSAAAALDGADGAVVVTDWDEFAALDAEFDAMATPIVVDGRRIIERRDGITYEGLTW
- a CDS encoding NAD-dependent epimerase/dehydratase family protein → MQDKRVLVTGGAGFIGSNLANRLASDNDVIAVDDTYLGTPENLDSDVEFVEASVVDGEFPVDVDVVFHLAALSSRNMHESDPQRGCRVNVEGFVNTVERARKEGCETVVYASTSSIYGSRTEPSPVDMDVEAHTAYEASKLARERYAEYYANHHDMNVAGLRFFSVYQGFGGNEEHKGEYANTVAQFADAIANGEAPELFGDGTQTRDFTHVSDVARACELAADHELTGVYNVGTQEAYSFNEMVDMINDALGTDIDPVYIECPFDGYVHDTMADYSTFHEATGWEPEISFEEGVEMVCEPYQ